The Penaeus vannamei isolate JL-2024 chromosome 16, ASM4276789v1, whole genome shotgun sequence genome includes a window with the following:
- the LOC113817160 gene encoding nucleolar pre-ribosomal-associated protein 1 — translation MRASSLIQELRGNLPIAALQQFNQDVEESSNPQEIIEDLLYVSPECSEIMRLLRKENITSNELAVILTSFSHILLNIAGELKKYRKTGVFLTQELLHDHIHHFYQLVSPASINKNSRAALQCLTGMVMIGFETATEVLTNLDWKRMNLNILLSRRESGVSRDVRAWCMYFLLAFLNAPDDVTLVKQFLQNAELLPSIFPGLVWDPCETVLNVLKVLMDSVLYNPHVSKTNKVHLFTPTTTIPLLQLYRWVGPTGSLPKKDVELDEELAAKKKKEQEQIRIAAHRLVLTLCTSYKYGIVFKEKVVRQGEIWSNNWAVGKILISLESPWKLEEGKDLLVKAIGYSPDLLKSYLFSIHEILSPRSSNFTSIIDMLIRILEYQKPWRYLAEKGLRGVQVALVPSPLGERFFSILLEAETESSRLCAMSLMKTILSKTSETIKHLETDKSLPRGKFLSMQKYLLGNVHTYLGGVSGVIKCWQRSTGQLPFKRTDGKESKRMSSTELLISIVKVLILCQELFPAHADEEAIHSLNMLQVVRNLTDDNNINDENKAKAVEMKLELQFLCIECLSGSNDRHGMIVDNLSLGGAENQQVEKSMLYQLIMTYSQAKEEVSSFDKETLKAHTFTQKCLDIISNSLIHNGLTVYEGNLSFWLDYIKDNSVQLSAFLTHVIQKTVLSLSEYTDLLIELASSGLQTSYDTSFMKELEEMDVIDNEDISNINSTLPFSRLVPAAVELLNANPDSDCIQYFSKVVSDYLHTLNNPVYLADFLLDKENTLTPELKQYLKYWSQGKLSSKAKTQILRENDSLADILKHVFMSRDWSSVEASLETENLQLLMKDKNIILTAQQVLVYLDKELSEDNKSSKSKLTKKFVYVLKNMSAVLEENDQSQSKKLIQTILEYHSILSNYQPFSSTKKNSVSSLAHTFISLVLSKYPDLAPVTSPYYDKLLKDIKMHLLRQDEKVDFLSPVMPYISSEHILLSYAQVEDLFILCLKSSCTDSVSLNNLLLELLKFLSQITSAKRKPKVQSVNLMLVKYLEWSQQGEEPGDEKKQIMEFLEKLLMEVLTAEEVKQLCSDDLKSLLHSSPPSSNLCCRILKLHPPHAVVFAKKLKKHKSLRPSHAALLASLADQEESVHTAVVILRDLVEDLKSWALTMEEEKEGYSKLFNCALKFEILDQESLVEVCKNLYEKIVTRKEAPPREYLSLVPAFKKIADTGAKHKALPLGVNLTLLHICLSSIRTLFKTEDTELLKDTTQVVNDILPSINPSSLRNSLLDSKLWPAYVKQVLRHSFNNRTLGPSLLHTLDLLFAIMFSEEKGNEIALPSHTVYQMIFSHSHYLELMFNRETDWDQLKEKVIAVQQTLVNCNIKVCEERHVPILLGAYGASMSAVDQRILKLLFTYEQNGFMDTIQPILWGEAAIAHFGVQSSDNNLWNDPKPQQALALLDKDKILKTCNKFDTSLPLEPQGVQSVDPSIYDIRFLLSLMTYLANHEEVGSLDYAECGAVAVGFALMTSHSDAMWGAGAALLRFMVERMEDTTRRVRLRLPWLWLVGVVSCTFDGVKRRLPPLTTQFLIRSSLLISQPSHRMYQPVMNYLFLKPAFDLNEIPELFRFYNSDSIKDHYVQRSFLLSMLSTGIRENVDYIICKRRSVTTMVMGMLQAPSIDSHLRVQVLEVLESLMHILPAAVDLVKYHNLLTVLPLVVLPTTSQDAQISELLKEVLNVLSAIWTTITKSVTDGKRKRKREDETDLPSSKIAKKEYTNEDSGVDDLEPDREDTNLDDFEEQPISKRIVPPLFVREFLNCLSLLTPVAVTCDSPETIAQHLELLTENVKYVETVAELSAKNLIRTAALAPEIIKGQVYENINWDTILGHLQGRITDEEEVKLLGAKAEDMKNRWATEPLSKCLKKPTSTEEDNEPSNEDGLMRLRSSVNQLLCTLGK, via the exons ATGAGAGCGTCAAGTTTGATACAAGAGCTTCGTGGGAATCTACCCATAGCAG CTCTGCAACAGTTCAACCAGGATGTTGAAGAAAGTAGTAATCCCCAAGAGATCATAGAGGACCTACTCTATGTTTCCCCTGAATGTTCAGAAATTATGAGGTTACTGCGGAAGGAAAATATCACTTCAAATGAACTTGCTGTCATTCTTACCAGCTTTAGTCACATACTCCTGAA TATTGCAGGAGAGCTAAAGAAGTACAGGAAGACTGGTGTCTTCCTTACTCAAGAACTCCTACATGATCATATTCATCACTTCTACCAATTGGTGTCACCAGCCAGTATTAATAAAAACAGCAGAGCAGCTTTACAATGCCTAACAG GCATGGTTATGATTGGATTTGAAACTGCAACTGAAGTGTTAACAAATTTAGACTGGAAGAGAATGAATTTAAATATTCTTTTGAGCCGTCGAGAGAGTGGAGTTTCTAGAGATGTTCGTGCATGGTGCATGTACTTTCTCTTGGCCTTCTTGAATGCTCCAGATGATGTCACACTCGTTAAGCAGTTTCTTCAAAATGCAG AATTGCTGCCATCAATTTTTCCTGGCCTTGTGTGGGATCCTTGTGAAACTGTCCTTAATGTGTTAAAAGTGTTGATGGACTCGGTGTTGTATAACCCTCATGTAAGCAAAACCAACAAGGTTCACCTGTTCACACCAACTACCACAATACCACTTTTACAACTTTATAGATGGGTAGGGCCCACAGGCAGTCTACCTAAAAAAGATGTTGAACTAGATGAGGAATTagcagcaaaaaagaagaaggaacaagaacaAATCAGAATTGCAGCACATAGGCTTGTGCTGACCTTGTGTACAAGCTATAAATATGGTATTGTTTTCAAAGAAAAGGTGGTGAGACAGGGTGAAATCTGGTCCAACAACTGGGCTGTTGGCAAGATCCTAATAAGTCTTGAAAGCCCATGGAAATTAGAGGAAGGAAAGGACCTCCTTGTTAAAGCAATAGGGTACAGTCCAGACCTCTTGAAGTCATACCTATTTTCCATCCATGAAATTCTTTCACCCCGATCATCAAATTTTACATCAATCATAGACATGTTAATCAGAATTCTGGAATACCAGAAGCCTTGGAGATATTTGGCAGAGAAAGGTTTAAGAGGTGTCCAAGTAGCACTAGTTCCAAGTCCATTAGGTGAAAGGTTTTTCAGTATCCTTCTTGAGGCAGAAACTGAGAGCTCTAGGCTTTGTGCAATGTCATTGATGAAGACTATTTTATCAAAAACAAGTGAAACTATTAAGCATTTAGAAACAGATAAGTCTTTACCCAGAGGAAAGTTTCTTTCCATGCAGAAATATCTGCTGGGGAATGTTCATACCTACCTAGGTGGGGTCAGTGGTGTAATTAAGTGTTGGCAGAGATCTACAGGCCAATTACCATTTAAGAGAACAGATGGTAAAGAAAGCAAAAGGATGTCTAGCACTGAATTACTCATTTCTATTGTTAAAGTTTTGATTCTCTGCCAAGAATTATTCCCAGCTCATGCAGATGAAGAAGCTATCCATTCTTTGAACATGTTACAAGTTGTTCGAAATttgactgatgataataatatcaatgatgagaaCAAGGCCAAAGCAGTAGAGATGAAACTAGAACTGCAATTTTTGTGTATAGAGTGTTTATCAGGTTCTAATGACAGACATGGCATGATTGTTGACAATTTGTCCTTGGGAGGGGCAGAAAATCAGCAGGTTGAAAAGAGTATGTTGTATCAGCTGATCATGACTTATTCTCAGGCCAAGGAAGAAGTTTCATCCTTTGATAAGGAAACATTGAAGgcacacacttttacacagaAGTGTTTAGATATAATATCAAATAGTTTGATCCATAATGGCCTCACAGTTTATGAAGGAAATCTAAGTTTTTGGTTGGATTACATAAAGGACAACTCTGTTCAACTTTCAGCTTTCTTGACTCATGTCATCCAAAAGACTGTATTATCCCTTAGTGAGTATACAGATCTTCTTATTGAATTAGCTTCATCAGGTTTGCAGACCAGTTATGACACTTCATTCATGAAGGAACTAGAGGAAATGGATGTCATAGATAATGAAGACATTTCTAATATTAACTCTACACTTCCATTTTCTCGGCTTGTGCCAGCAGCTGTTGAGCTTCTAAATGCTAATCCAGATTCAGATTGCATACAGTACTTTTCTAAGGTGGTAAGTGATTACCTTCATACATTGAATAATCCTGTATATCTGGCAGATTTTCTTCTAGACAAGGAAAATACTCTGACACCTGAATTAAAGCAATACTTAAAGTATTGGAGCCAAGGAAAGCTATCTTCCAAAGCAAAGACCCAAATTTTGAGAGAAAATGACAGTCTAGCAGATATTCTTAAACACGTCTTCATGAGTCGAGACTGGTCATCAGTTGAAGCTTCGTTAGAAACTGAGAATCTTCAACTCCTtatgaaagataaaaatattattttgacAGCACAACAAGTTCTTGTTTATTTAGATAAAGAACTATCAGAAgataataaaagcagtaaaaGTAAACTGACTAAGAAATTTGTATATGTTCTGAAAAACATGTCTGCAGTACTTGAGGAAAATGACCAGAGTCAATCAAAAAAGTTAATTCAAACTATTTTAGAATATCATTCCATTCTGTCGAACTACCAGCCATTTTCCTCAACTAAGAAGAACAGTGTGAGCAGTCTTGCTCATACCTTTATTTCTTTAGTGCTTTCAAAATATCCAGATCTTGCACCTGTTACATCACCATATTATGATAAGTTGTTGAAAGACATAAAGATGCACCTGCTTCGACAAGATGAGAAAGTAGATTTCCTAAGTCCTGTGATGCCATATATTTCTTCAGAGCACATACTTTTAAGTTATGCTCAGGTTGAAGATCTCTTTATTCTTTGCTTGAAATCTTCATGCACAGATTCAGTATCACTAAATAATTTGCTGTTAGAGCTCCTCAAGTTTTTGTCACAAATAACAAGTGCAAAAAGGAAACCAAAAGTGCAGTCGGTAAATTTGATGTTGGTAAAGTATTTAGAGTGGAGTCAGCAAGGGGAAGAACCAGGAGATGAAAAGAAGCAAATTATGGAATTCCTTGAGAAATTGCTGATGGAGGTTTTGACAGCTGAAGAAGTCAAACAACTGTGCTCAG ATGACTTGAAGTCTCTCCTTCACTCTAGCCCACCTAGTTCCAATCTGTGCTGCCGCATTTTGAAGTTACATCCACCGCATGCAGTCGTTTTTgcaaaaaaattgaagaaacacAAATCACTGAGACCATCCCATGCAGCTCTCTTGGCATCACTAGCAGATCAGGAAGAAAGTGTACACACAGCTGTTGTAATTTTACGTGATTTGGTTGAAGATCTTAAGTCTTGGGCTCTCacaatggaagaagagaaagaaggatacaGCAAGCTCTTCAACTGTGCACTGAAATTTGAAATATTGG ATCAAGAAAGCTTAGTTGAAGTGTGCAAGAATTTGTATGAGAAGATTGTCACAAGGAAGGAGGCACCACCTCGGGAATATCTAAGTTTGGTACCAGCATTCAAAAAAATAGCTGATACTGGTGCCAAGCATAAAGCATTACCTTTAGGTGTCAACTTGACTCTCCTACACATATGCCTTAGCAGCATCAGGACCCTTTTCAAGACGGAGGATACTGAGTTGTTGAAAGATACAACCCAGGTTGTGAATGATATTCTTCCTAGTATTAATCCATCATCACTAAGGAATAGTTTGCTAGATAGCAAGTTATGGCCAGCATATGTAAAGCAA GTTTTGCGGCATAGCTTCAATAATAGAACTCTGGGACCGAGCCTACTGCACACTTTAGACCTACTGTTCGCAATTATGTTcagtgaagaaaagggaaatgagatagCCCTTCCCTCACATACTGTTTATCAGATGATCTTTTCACATTCACATTATCTGGAACTGATGTTTAACAGAGAAACAGATTGGGATCAATTGAAAG AGAAGGTGATTGCTGTGCAGCAGACTCTTGTCAACTGTAATATAAAAGTATGTGAAGAAAGGCATGTTCCCATCTTACTGGGTGCATATGGAGCTTCTATGTCAGCTGTAGATCAACGGATACTAAAG CTGCTGTTTACATATGAACAAAATGGTTTCATGGACACCATACAGCCCATTTTGTGGGGTGAGGCTGCAATTGCTCATTTTGGAGTACAATCCAGTGACAATAATCTCTGGAATGACCCCAAACCACAacaagcattagcattattagacAAAGACAAGATTTTGAAAACTTGCAATAAATTTGACACTAGTCTTCCCTTAGAG CCACAAGGTGTGCAAAGTGTAGATCCCTCTATCTATGACATACGGTTCCTGTTGTCCCTAATGACATACTTGGCAAATCATGAAGAGGTCGGCAGTCTTGATTATGCCGAGTGTGGGGCAGTGGCAGTTGGGTTTGCTCTCATGACATCTCACTCTGATGCCATGTGGGGTGCTGGTGCTGCTCTGTTGAGATTTATGGTGGAAAGGATGGAGGACACTACACG TCGTGTTCGTTTGAGGTTACCATGGTTATGGTTAGTTGGAGTTGTGAGTTGTACCTTTGATGGTGTAAAACGTCGCCTCCCTCCTTTAACAACACAGTTCTTAATCCGTTCATCATTACTGATCTCACAGCCTTCCCACCGAATGTATCAGCCTGTCATGAACTATTTGTTCCTCAAACCAGCATTTGATCTGAATGAG ATTCCAGAGTTGTTCAGGTTCTACAATTCAGACAGCATAAAGGACCACTATGTTCAGCGGTCATTTTTACTGTCAATGCTGTCCACTGGTATCCGTGAGAATGTGGACTACATAATATGTAAAAGGAGATCTGTAACCACGATGGTGATGGGAATGCTGCAGGCTCCCTCAATAGATTCTCATCTCAGA gtACAAGTGCTTGAAGTCTTGGAATCATTGATGCACATCTTACCTGCAGCAGTTGACTTAGTCAAGTATCACAATTTGCTAACAGTATTACCACTTGTGGTCCTACCAACTACATCTCAGGATGCACAAATTTCAGAGCTCCTTAAGGAAGTGTTGAACGTATTGAGTGCCATTTGGACTACTATCACAAAAAGTGTTACAgatggtaaaagaaagagaaagagagaagatgagacagACTTGCCTTCTAGTAAGATTGCCAAAAAGGAATACACTAATGAGGATTCAGGTGTAGATGATCTGGAACCAGACAGAGAAGACACAAATTTGGACGATTTTGAGGAGCAACCTATCTCAAAGAGGATAGTTCCGCCACTCTTTGTACGAGAATTCCTGAACTGCTTGTCACTTCTCACACCTGTTGCTGTTACTTGTGACTCACCAGAAACTATTGCCCAGCACCTAGAACTTCTTACAGAAAATGTTAAATATGTTGAAACAGTTGCAGAACTTTCTGCAAAGAACCTCATACGAACAGCAGCTTTAGCCCCAGAAATCATCAAAGGACAG GTTTATGAGAATATCAATTGGGACACAATACTTGGCCATTTGCAAGGAAGAATAACagatgaagaggaggtgaagtTGCTTGGTGCCAAGGCTGAGGATATGAAGAATAGGTGGGCAACTGAGCCACTTTCCAAATGCCTGAAAAAGCCCACTTCAACTGAAGAAGATAACGAGCCAAGTAATGAAGATGGGTTAATGCGTCTAAGAAGTTCTGTAAACCAGTTACTTTGTACGCTGGGGAAATAA